In the genome of Paenibacillus pabuli, one region contains:
- a CDS encoding MltR family transcriptional regulator: MKENEFSFFLKEKLEESFLEKGVDPKDLFTDISSLRIALNGESDRGCALLAIAFLDNILKELLRKFLVDDSSVFNNLFAGSGGLSSFSSRIELAYLLGLISPMQRRDLNLLRKIRNDFAHSMDIIDFENQTISNRINELYHLYSGQESSTRTKYIRVIFSIAGLIQGGILRSESRQKKENLDLKSPQVQKMIEDAEKAKVEFLEMHNREQE, encoded by the coding sequence ATGAAAGAAAACGAATTTTCTTTTTTTTTGAAAGAAAAACTTGAGGAATCTTTCTTGGAAAAAGGGGTCGATCCCAAAGATTTGTTTACTGATATTTCAAGTCTCAGAATAGCATTAAATGGTGAATCTGATAGAGGGTGCGCTCTATTAGCCATCGCTTTTTTAGACAATATATTAAAAGAACTACTACGTAAATTTTTGGTCGATGACTCAAGTGTATTTAATAATTTGTTTGCTGGTTCGGGAGGTTTATCCTCATTCTCTTCCAGGATTGAACTGGCTTACTTGTTAGGTCTTATTAGCCCGATGCAAAGAAGGGACTTAAATCTACTAAGAAAGATAAGAAATGATTTTGCACATTCAATGGATATAATTGACTTTGAAAATCAAACTATCTCGAATCGAATTAATGAATTATATCATTTATATAGTGGGCAAGAATCCAGTACAAGAACTAAATATATTCGAGTTATCTTTTCAATTGCCGGCTTAATCCAGGGAGGCATATTGAGATCAGAAAGTAGGCAAAAGAAAGAGAATCTTGATTTAAAAAGTCCTCAAGTGCAAAAAATGATAGAAGATGCTGAAAAGGCTAAAGTTGAGTTTCTTGAAATGCATAATAGAGAGCAAGAATAA